The genome window CTGCTTGTTCCATGTTCAGCTACCAAAACCAGTGCCAAAAGTGTTACCCTCCCTCTGAGGGTTTTCGATGGATTCTACAACAAAAACCGTTTGAAACCAAGCAAAATGTTGAGACGTTTAGCAATGAAAGAATAGAGGATAAAAGGGGCGAAGAACGGTTGATGGACGGTGTATCAAGAGGtcgaaaagaagatcagTGTGATTAGAAagttgaaattgatattgtGTCAGTTTTACAGGGAGTTTGAGAAGGAATTATAAAGGAAAACGGAgtcatttttgaagttAGTTATCAATGAGTCTCGAGGAGATGCAAGTTTCAGAAGGAGATAGAGCGTTGGAGAATGGACTTGCGAGGTTTCTGATGAAGGTGAAGGAGAATATTGACTCTGGGGAAATTGAGGAGGATGGGAGCATTTCGTTCCGGTACAGTTTGGATTACAAGCCTGAATTTAGTAGTGATGAAGGTAAAGCGAAGGTTATTTACTCGCATAACGAGTTAGTTGCTATCCAGGAGAGTGTGACGAAGGAGGACATTGAGAGGCAGAAGACTCTGTTGCCTAGTAAGAAGTTCTGGCGTTTGCCTGCGAACGGGTCTGGATTGCCTAATAGAAGGGGTGTTAACGGCAAGGGACATGATGAGAGATCTGGCGGGAAAGAGAGGGGTGGAGCTCAGAATGGGAACGCCAGGAACGGTAGGAACGGTAGGAACAAGCGCCAGGGTGGTTCCTCCGGTGCCAAGAAGATGGAGAAGgataataatgaagagTATATAGCCTTGGAAGAGCAGATGGAGACTACAGGGAATCCAATGGCTGACTTTGAGAATTGGAGGAACAAGATGAGAGAGTTGGAGcgtaagaagaagggacTGGATGCAGATAATGGGGCTAAAAAtaaggatgatgatgatacgGCACCTGCACAAAATTTCAGTTCCATTTCAGATTTCTTTAACTTGAAACCGGACGAGAAGACAAAGATTCCGATGGAAGAGCTTGAGCCTGCAACCGCTTCTAATACCAGCGACAACGGAATATCCGCACGCGATTCGTCATCTAATGAATATTCTTCACAAGAACTAGACAATGGGTTGTCGAAACAGCATGATGGCactgatgaagaaagagaaaaattgTCTAATAACAACAAGGGCTCGTCTTCGCGATtctcctctttcttccacACCGGAGCTTCTCCAGAATTAATAGATAGCCATAGAATTGCTAAACCTCCAAGCCAGTCTTTAGAAGAAGCCAGACCTGCAGCTGGTTCCAGATTACTTTCCCTATTCAATAACGACTCGAAGTCATCTGATTCTATACCACAGCATCAgcaaccacaaccacaaGTACAACCACAAGCACAGCCaccacaacaacagcagcagcagcagccaccacaaccacaaccacaacaaaGCAATATTCCAAATGCTGGTCAGTTCGGTGCTGgtaacaataataacagtaGAAGAGGTGTTAATCCTGCCATGAACAACGGAAGAAATACTGGTTTGCCGGAGCAATCTTCAACCACTTCTCTGTCATCTGGCGCTTCTTCTACTAACCCTCAACAACGCAGGTCGAATGATGCAAGCGGCAGCGTTTTCTTACAGAGTTTGATGTCTAAGGGAGGCGAAACTGCCAACAACCAGCCAGTGCCAGCACCTCCAGGTCTTTCACAACAGCCACCACATCAACACCAACAGCAAATACCACCTCATTTGCAAAACCAAGCTTCATTCCCAAATACCACTCAACAGCGTAAGATGGGACAAAAGATGCCGCAAATACAACCAAACACAGGCTACCCAGTTGGAATGCCATCCCACATGATGGTCCCTCCTCCTATGGGAATGCCTCCACACCATTTCCAAGGAGGATATGCTATGCCACCACCTCCTCCTCCGGGTATGGGCCAACCACGTGTAGTCAACAATGGTAACAATTTCCCAGAACATATGGtaaaccaacaacaaaaccaacCTATGGGCCAAGAACGTTCTGCAGGCCACCATCCACAGCAACCTTACATGATGCCTGGAATGCCAATGAACTATAATGGCCAAAATGTTCCTATTCCACCACAAGGGTTCCCACAAAATTCATTTCCTTATGGGCGTCCAATGATGCCTCCtcaattccaacaacaaccaccAGGCCCACCAGGTccacaacagcaacaacaacaacaacaacgtcaacaacaacaacagcaacaacatcCAAACTCGCGTCGATAGTTTAGATCCTCTACATATAAAATAGGAAGACTATCTAATCCTACTTCTCTTGCATTTATTGTCTGCTTAAGTACATAAAAACTATGGATAAACTAATGTAGATAGCATGCCTCTCAGTACAGTTGCGATATCTTCATCGAAAGGTTCAACAACTGTAGGTGTTCGTTGGCCCCACTTGTCAACTTGGAATCACTATCGAAGAGCAACCACGAaactttatttttgaagtcGGTATCAAGGTGGTCATTCTTGATGTAATAATCGTGCAATTGCGTTAGCGCAGAAGCCGCACTCCAGCCTTGGTTTACAAAGTCTTGTACCGTGCGCATTATGGTATTGAGGTCCTTGCTTTCTATAACACTGATCAGATCTTGAAGAACCTTATCGTGAATGGTCCCAGATAGTTCGTTGACATGGGTCAGAGTTATCGCGTCCGCATTGTCATTTTGCTGCACAACTTTAGCAGCAGATTGTAGCAAAGTGATAGCCTTTCTCAAGTCACCCTGCGAGATGTCTAGAATTCGCTCCAAGATTCCTTCCTCGTACTTCAAGGATTCCTCTTGCGAGATGTATTGCAAACGGCTCAAGGCGTTAGACGAATCCAAAGCCTTGAACCTGAACTTCGAACAACGCGAAGCCAACGGATCAATGATCCTCGTAACATAATTACAGATCAAACAGAAACGTGTAACTCCAGAGTAGGTTTCCATCGTCCGACGCAATGCACTCTGTGCATCGGCTGTCATTGAATCAGCTTCATCAAGAATAATAATCTTATAAGGAGGACATGGATACTTCTCGAGATCCTCAGCAGAGGGCTTGGACACCATTAAACGAGCAAAGttcttcaccttctctCTCACAATAGAGATACCACGCTCATCAGACGCGTTAAGCTCGAGCACTCTGCTTTTCATCAACTCCGGTCCGTACAATTCTTTCGTCAACGCAAGAATTGTAGACGTCTTACCTGTACCAGGTGGTCCATAAAATAGCATATGAGGTAAATTGGCTGTTTGCAACGTCCTCTTGAGTACTGTAACCGCATGGTCTTGTGCAGCAACATCTTCTAGTTTCTTTGGTCTATACTTCTCTACCCATGGTTTTGCTTGTGCTTTACTCTCATTAGGGTTtagcttctgcttcttgAACATCGTTCCACCAGACATCTTGGGATTTCACGTGTAATTGGCACCCGTTTCACTCAATTGAACACCTCTTAACgtccttcttttgttggATCTCATCATTAAAGCTTTAATGTGCTGAAAGTTCATGAAAACTAAAGctttaaagcttttttCTAAGCTTAATAATAACTTTTCAGAATcatgatgagatgagctaaGATAAAACAAGGTCAATAGGAGTCTGTGGGTGTGCTAGACAGGTATTTTGAGCTCGAATCATGTCGTCAGATGATGGAGATATATGGTGTTCGGATAGCGAAGATAATTCGAAGCTGGAGGAGTCGTTAGAGACCAGAAAACTTCGGGAAGTTCATAAGAAAAGAGGGTATGTTGATGGGATTTCATCAGCAAAGGAAGAGAATCTCCAAGCAGGGTTTGATTCTACTTTTAGCATTGGAAGTAAATTGGGACTACGGGTTGGGAATTTAGTTGGTAAGTTCCAAGTTCTTAAGACGTTGTATGGGGATGCTGACAGTGATTTAGTTGAGGATGCCAGGCTAGTAGAAAATGAATTGAGGATAAATAAAGTGTTGGCCAGTAGGCATTTTAACGAAGATCTGGATCCTCTCGCATCTCTAGAGGAACTTGTGGGTAAATGGGAGAGTCGATTAACGGTTTATGAGAATAagtattgatattttgtttttcgtttAACATCATCTTTCTTGTTGTGTATAATATGATAGATTTTATACAttatgatatgatatggTATTACTAAACAATGATTATATAGTACAAGAAGAGCAGTTTGATCACCAGAATGAACACCAACCGATGTAATGCTGGCAGAGATTCTCGACGGAGGTGGCCTGTTGGATCAATTTGTCGACCTGATCAGGTACTGAAAGCTCTTGACACCTTGGGAAATCATTACCAGTAAGCTTATCTGCGATTCTCTTTAGAACAAGCGTTGCTCTGGCGTTCCGAACTTCTGCTTTCTGTTGCAGTTCCATCTTGGCAGCATCTTCTACTGAGATGACGCCCTTTCTGAGTAACTCGCTTGGGTTTGCTAGAGGTAGATCTATACCAGTTTGTTCCATGACTGCGTGTGTTGGTAGATCGAAACCCCAGTTGATCAATGGATCATATGCAAAAGCTTCTAAGATGGCCATCAAAGATTCCTTGTTATCTCTTAAGACCATCATAACGTTCTCACATGTAATACGGAAACTTCCTTCTATTCCACTGACTTCCATTGCATAAGTTAGCATTCTTGTTAGTCTAAATGGCACCTTTTCAGGATACTTTTCTCTCAAGATGGCCGCCTCGAAACAGTCACCGAAATCAATATGCACCACCTTACCCGTTATACGGTCGAGCATTAAATTACTTGGGTGACGGTCACCAAGACCCAAAATATAGCCTACCATCGACATGACAGCTAATGATCTCGTGTAGGTCGTACGACGGTCAAGCCAGGACTCGGACGATCTACTCTTCAACCACAAGACCTTGTATAAATCTTGTCCCTTTGTATTGTCTAGTGCGTAAGTGAACACTTCCACCTTTTGCAACAAGGTTAGATTATCGTAATCTGGAGCCATTTGAAGCATAATTCTATGTTCGATGTTTAATGGGATCTTACTAGCTTCACGATGTTCTCGTATCAACACGTGGAACGTGTCACTGTTGGGCACCCAACCTAATAGACCAGTCTTTGGTGATAGTGGGATGGCAGGGTACTGTTGGATGTTCAAGTGTCTTTGGAAACTTTCTGGATCATTTTGCAATAGTGTATTAACTAAACCAAACAATTGCATGACCAAATTATCCTGTCTGATATCTTCGTGactcttcaacaaataCTGATAATCTTTACCATCACTGCCCTTTATTATAACCCTACGAGGTCTTTGTTTAGAGGAAATCACAGTGAAAACAGGTTCAAAGTGTGTGATCCTCACAATTGGTTTACCAGCATGATATGTACCTGGAACTGCAAGTTCGAGGTCCTTGGCAGCAGAAAGTTTAGGGGATACATGCTGTAGATCCAAAGTTTGTAGTTGAGGTAGCTTTCTACTAATACGACGGAAGACGTTATAGTAGATGTCCCATGCTTGATTTAGGTTATTAATATCCTTAGTTCTCTTGTAGTTCAAGACCCATTCATAAGCATCATTCAAATCACGGCCAAACGAGTTCTGGAAAGATATTTCGCGTAATGTTTCTGGACCACGTTTCAACATTTCATGTAGCGGTTCAAGAGTAGCAAACATTTTCTCTGTGTTATGTTCCCCGAAGAATTGTCTACTTGCATCTTCCAAACCCTCGTACCATAATTCATGCCACAAGACCGCAACTCTAATCAACTCATCACTGACTAATTCGGCTTGATTAACTAGTTTTGGACTATGCATTCTCATTTTATCAATGATCGACAATGCCGCCCTCTGTCTTGAGACAGAGTCTGATTTGATAGCGACAGTCAATGGGTAAACTAAAGCTTGAGGATGTGCCTTACCCAAGTCAGCTAATAGCGACAACAATGAACGACTAACAGTTTGATTAGGTTGATGAATACGAGAGATCAACTGAGGAATGACTTCTAACCAATTATCAATCTTGATCAATCCAAAACCTTCATGCATAGCCTGAGCAGCTTCAGGGATACCACCAAATTTGAACCACAAAGTTAGCAATCTTAAAGTGTCCTGTAGAGAACTTGATTGGGAGAGTGCGATAGAATGGAAAAATCCCTTTATAGCAGGTACTACATGGCGTTGAACAAGTTCAGGTGGGAAGTTATCATTTGCATTTAGTCCTGCTACTGCACCATTAGTAAACTCTGTTGATGCATCTTCAAGTGTAGGAGGAACCTTGTCATCCTTAATTCTTTGTGTTAAGGATGATGTCACTTCAAAGTTAGCCAACGCCCAGTTGTGCCAGGCTTTATACCATGTTTTATCAAAGTGTGTGGCTAGTAAGTAAGATCCAAGGATGGCATCTGGGTTTTCTAAACGCCAATTTGGTTGTAAAGATACTCTCCACTCACCCTGTTTCAAGAAGCAACGAGCAAGTAACTTGGTGTAATCTTCAATGTGGTGTTGAGAGACACTACTGTTTTGGGGCACACTTTGAGCAATCATATTACTAGGATCTAAACCAAGGTCGTGTGCCATACGAGAAGTAAAGCTGATTAGATGGTTAAGAGCTTCTTTTTGTGAGCCAGTGGCCCACATATACTTCAACTGTGCGTACACAACTGGAGGTGGTGCTCTAGCAGTGTTTGGATTCTTAGGATCGCCACTTTCTTCTAGAAGGGTATTTAGGGTCTTTTGAGCAAGACCAAGCCTTCCAGATTTTCTGCATAGATTAGCAAATTTAATCCAAACCTTCATGTCCTGCTTTGGTTTAATAACCAAAGATCTCACTTTTAATACTCTTTGCCAAACATCTACATTCTTTTGACAGCCAAGTaatcttttgttccatGTTTTTCTTATCATGGCACGTGTCTCTGAGCCTTGAGGAAGTTTTTTGTATTGAAtaatttcttccaactcAGCAACCATTTGAGTTCTTACCACAACACCGTAAGCTCTATTATAACTCTCATTTACCAATGCAGACATTTCAGTAACTAGAAGATCTCTGGCAGAGAAAATGTGTTCCGCCGccttttcaaaattgttACGATGGAGACATAGAATAGCGTCAAAGAAAGCTTTGTCTGGAGATTGTGGCTTCATCACTTCAATATATTGCTCTACTCTATCCCATTGTGCTAAGCCCCATGCTGCACCAGCGGCAAGTGGTGCAATAGCTCTCTTAACTTCTAGTTGAGAAGATGCCCACTTATCAGCGGCGAGTTCAGACAGTTGATCCCATTCACCCAAAGCATGTAGAGATCTCATTTTACCAATGGTCACCTCTACTGAATCTTCCCCAGCAGCTTCACGTTTGTTGTATGCATTCAATGCATCATCCCATCTTTGAAGTTTCTCGTACCAagtttctttcaattgcAAATCATGGTGTTGTTGAGCGTGCTTCAATATACCGATTGCCGCATCTGTTTGATGTAATTGATTATTAATTGTTATTAATGACTCAATCGTAGATGTCGAGGGTTCTTCGATAAACTCTAATTCCTTGTAATGAAGAGCCTTTGCATAAGCATGGCAACGTTGGGCGTATTCGCCTAAGGTCGAAATTGATATTGGTAGGGGTTTGTCATCGTGTTCCATGAACTCGACTAAATTCAATAGAGTCTGATGGATTTCAGGTGGGTTGTTTGGTGAAGATAAAGCTGCGCAAAGTGATTGTATCAAATCCTCTTGGTACTGTGTGTAAAGTTCGCCCCAACAACTTGCAAACGAAGCGTTGAAAAGTTCTCTAGCCAATGGGTAATATATACCTGCCAATCCAGAGCATGCACGCAATGCATGAGATGATGATTCCTTGAGTAAAGATATGGAAAGTCTTCTAATCCACTCTTGccaatcttcttttgttctctGTTGGCTACAATCCCAAgcatttttcaaaaccaTTTGATTGACCGGGAGTTTCTTCGATGCAACCTTGACATCATCCATCTCTTTGTTAGGTAAATCAAAGTCCTTGTCAATAATAATCTTTGTTGGTAAAGGTTCATTGTTTAGAAGCTTTGCAACTAAACGATCATATATGGTATGTTGGATATTCTGCTTTACCAACGTTTTATTGATTACTGGTATGAATACAGTGAAATCAATGTTTAATTGCAAAAGTAGTAAACTTAAGGTGTTCATTGTTGCTTTCACGTATTCCGTTTCCGAAGTATTTAATACTCTGACCAAAGCTTGAACGATTCTTGAAGACATTTCCAATGCATTAACATTCTTGGATAACCTACCAATAGTGATAATTGCTgcttttttcaaatttccTGAGCTGAATTCAGATAGTTTAATAATTGTAGGTAGAACAAGATGGGCATATTCTTCTAGATGAGGACCGAACACCACCAAAGATTTCAAAATTCTAACAGATACAACTTTCTTGTTTGATTGATCTTTCTCCAAAACATctaaaaacaaagaaagaatagtAGGTAAATGAGGATTAAACTCACCTTCTAAAGCCCTCGATAACGATTCAATAACAGATATGATGGTTAGCTGCAACTTCACTACAGGGAAGAATTCTGAAATAACATCAACAATTTCGGTAACATGTGGTCTGATATGTTGCTTGACAATGGATATTAATACACTGAGTTGTTGGAAATaaagttcaagaagggATGGTGGACAAGTATGCATCACAAGTATAAAACCAGGAATAATCTGCTTTAAGAAAATGACACAACGAAGACCCATTGTTTGGAAAATATGCATTATTGCTTGAATGACAGTAGAATGGTGTATGGATAAGGAAGGatctttcaatattttcattaGAACGCCGATGACAACTGTTGGGTAGTATTCTTCGTTAGATGGTGACATGCCTTGCATTAGTAATGCGACATCAATAGGAGGCGCATTTTGCTCAGAAGTAATATTCGTTATAGATGTTCTTTCCACTTCTCTATGTTTGTATGGATCTAATGCCCCGAGAATACCGATCAATCTGACAGTTTCTCTGCGAATATTCTGTGAACTTTCtgatttcaaaatattgataAGCACACCGAGTAATTCAGGGTAGTCCAATAAAGGATCGATAACGTATCCTGAAGAGGCAGCTAGTTGTCCTAAAGCCTTTAGTGCAGCCCCTCTCTTGAAAGAGTTGGATTGATCTTGGAATGTATCGATGATTAATGGCATTAATTCATCCAAGAAAGGTAGCATATCTTCACCACCAACGACTGATATTTCTCCTAAAGCTTTTAACGCTGTTGATGCTACAGCAGAAGATGGATCTTGAGACTTTGGAAGCAAAATCTCAATCACAGGCTCAAGGTAAGGTTTGGTAACGTCGCTACTGGAACTGATCAAAGTACAGAGCAAGGATGCAcattcttccttttttcttgtcATTTTAGAGTGTTTTAGCTCAGTCAATAGTTGAATTAAAGTTTTCCTTAAAGATGGAATGACATATGCTGGGTTCACCAAGGCAAGTCTACCACAGATTTTCATTGCTTCCATTTGGATGGCAAAAACT of Kluyveromyces marxianus DMKU3-1042 DNA, complete genome, chromosome 3 contains these proteins:
- the TOR1 gene encoding phosphatidylinositol kinase-related protein kinase TOR1, which codes for MRTDIAMLRRKGESVKKRLVSGTAASLQELSLQPSSNGITSAGKSEDGEVPGDGISGEFGAALTDSNVENNVKAFDLIFTKLKSTNQLERVAASYELKSCLISLAREVSTEYFQRFSNDINNKVFELIHGTESNEKLGGVLAVDTLIDFYSHTDELPNQTSRLANYLRVLIPSNDIEVMRAAATTLGKLAVPGGTLTSEFVEFEVKTCIEWLTTSPESSSSNSKQEYRKHASLLIISSIAHNSPYLLYPFVNSILDNIWRALRDTKLVIRTDAAVTLGKCLTIINDRDSSLTKKWVQRLFNGCIYGLQLNTTVSIHGTLLVYRQLVSLEGGYLKDKYEEIYETTMKHRDNKNIIIRKEIYAIIPVLAAFDPKLFTQKYLDATMIHYLTLLKNMTSHQIALSDKGPILVSIGDIAYHVGSEIGPYLDAIVENLRDGLETKFKTRKEFEKDIFYCVSKLACAVRPLLAKYLNRGLLDALLACPLSDHMQETLLVICEKIPSMEVTVNEKLLNIICLVLSGEKFRPPGSPTPMKSLSSETARAYRDQSLLRKTGENNNDTLDAMILTKALRMLSDIKPKYSLTEFIRRVIISYMEHDNMQVRKLAALTSCDLFVKDSICKQTSLYALNVVSEVLSKLLTVAITDPVAEIRLEILKHLDRNFDPQLSQPDNTKLLFMALNDEVFAIQMEAMKICGRLALVNPAYVIPSLRKTLIQLLTELKHSKMTRKKEECASLLCTLISSSSDVTKPYLEPVIEILLPKSQDPSSAVASTALKALGEISVVGGEDMLPFLDELMPLIIDTFQDQSNSFKRGAALKALGQLAASSGYVIDPLLDYPELLGVLINILKSESSQNIRRETVRLIGILGALDPYKHREVERTSITNITSEQNAPPIDVALLMQGMSPSNEEYYPTVVIGVLMKILKDPSLSIHHSTVIQAIMHIFQTMGLRCVIFLKQIIPGFILVMHTCPPSLLELYFQQLSVLISIVKQHIRPHVTEIVDVISEFFPVVKLQLTIISVIESLSRALEGEFNPHLPTILSLFLDVLEKDQSNKKVVSVRILKSLVVFGPHLEEYAHLVLPTIIKLSEFSSGNLKKAAIITIGRLSKNVNALEMSSRIVQALVRVLNTSETEYVKATMNTLSLLLLQLNIDFTVFIPVINKTLVKQNIQHTIYDRLVAKLLNNEPLPTKIIIDKDFDLPNKEMDDVKVASKKLPVNQMVLKNAWDCSQQRTKEDWQEWIRRLSISLLKESSSHALRACSGLAGIYYPLARELFNASFASCWGELYTQYQEDLIQSLCAALSSPNNPPEIHQTLLNLVEFMEHDDKPLPISISTLGEYAQRCHAYAKALHYKELEFIEEPSTSTIESLITINNQLHQTDAAIGILKHAQQHHDLQLKETWYEKLQRWDDALNAYNKREAAGEDSVEVTIGKMRSLHALGEWDQLSELAADKWASSQLEVKRAIAPLAAGAAWGLAQWDRVEQYIEVMKPQSPDKAFFDAILCLHRNNFEKAAEHIFSARDLLVTEMSALVNESYNRAYGVVVRTQMVAELEEIIQYKKLPQGSETRAMIRKTWNKRLLGCQKNVDVWQRVLKVRSLVIKPKQDMKVWIKFANLCRKSGRLGLAQKTLNTLLEESGDPKNPNTARAPPPVVYAQLKYMWATGSQKEALNHLISFTSRMAHDLGLDPSNMIAQSVPQNSSVSQHHIEDYTKLLARCFLKQGEWRVSLQPNWRLENPDAILGSYLLATHFDKTWYKAWHNWALANFEVTSSLTQRIKDDKVPPTLEDASTEFTNGAVAGLNANDNFPPELVQRHVVPAIKGFFHSIALSQSSSLQDTLRLLTLWFKFGGIPEAAQAMHEGFGLIKIDNWLEVIPQLISRIHQPNQTVSRSLLSLLADLGKAHPQALVYPLTVAIKSDSVSRQRAALSIIDKMRMHSPKLVNQAELVSDELIRVAVLWHELWYEGLEDASRQFFGEHNTEKMFATLEPLHEMLKRGPETLREISFQNSFGRDLNDAYEWVLNYKRTKDINNLNQAWDIYYNVFRRISRKLPQLQTLDLQHVSPKLSAAKDLELAVPGTYHAGKPIVRITHFEPVFTVISSKQRPRRVIIKGSDGKDYQYLLKSHEDIRQDNLVMQLFGLVNTLLQNDPESFQRHLNIQQYPAIPLSPKTGLLGWVPNSDTFHVLIREHREASKIPLNIEHRIMLQMAPDYDNLTLLQKVEVFTYALDNTKGQDLYKVLWLKSRSSESWLDRRTTYTRSLAVMSMVGYILGLGDRHPSNLMLDRITGKVVHIDFGDCFEAAILREKYPEKVPFRLTRMLTYAMEVSGIEGSFRITCENVMMVLRDNKESLMAILEAFAYDPLINWGFDLPTHAVMEQTGIDLPLANPSELLRKGVISVEDAAKMELQQKAEVRNARATLVLKRIADKLTGNDFPRCQELSVPDQVDKLIQQATSVENLCQHYIGWCSFW
- the YAE1 gene encoding Yae1p, whose protein sequence is MSSDDGDIWCSDSEDNSKLEESLETRKLREVHKKRGYVDGISSAKEENLQAGFDSTFSIGSKLGLRVGNLVGKFQVLKTLYGDADSDLVEDARLVENELRINKVLASRHFNEDLDPLASLEELVGKWESRLTVYENKY
- the RFC2 gene encoding replication factor C subunit 2; this translates as MSGGTMFKKQKLNPNESKAQAKPWVEKYRPKKLEDVAAQDHAVTVLKRTLQTANLPHMLFYGPPGTGKTSTILALTKELYGPELMKSRVLELNASDERGISIVREKVKNFARLMVSKPSAEDLEKYPCPPYKIIILDEADSMTADAQSALRRTMETYSGVTRFCLICNYVTRIIDPLASRCSKFRFKALDSSNALSRLQYISQEESLKYEEGILERILDISQGDLRKAITLLQSAAKVVQQNDNADAITLTHVNELSGTIHDKVLQDLISVIESKDLNTIMRTVQDFVNQGWSAASALTQLHDYYIKNDHLDTDFKNKVSWLLFDSDSKLTSGANEHLQLLNLSMKISQLY